The DNA segment ATTTTTCCCTTCTGAAAAAATAGTATTTACAGGAAACCCAGTACGACAAGATTTACTGGATATTTCTAAGAAAAGAAACAAAGCGCAACAGTTTTTTAACCTCGATGCGAATAAAAAAACGCTGTTGGTGTTAGGCGGAAGTTTAGGCGCGAAAAAGATCAACGAACTTATTGATAACTCGCTTTCGTTTTTTGAAGAAAAAAATGTTCAGGTCATTTGGCAGTGCGGGAAGTTTTATGAAGAAACTTATAAAAACAAATCGACAGGAACGACTCAAGTTCATGCTTATTTAAATAGGATGGATTTGGCGTATGCAGCAGCAGATATTATTATTTCAAGAGCAGGAGCTTTATCGGTTTCCGAATTGTGTTTGGTAGGGAAGCCGGTTATTTTCATTCCGTCGCCTAATGTGGCAGAAGACCATCAAACTAAAAACGCACAAGCGGTTTCAGAAAATAATGCCGCTATTTTGTTAAAAGAAAACCAATTGGAAGAACAATTTGAAAGTAAATTTTCAGCTTTGCTTTCTTCCGAAGAAAAACAAAAGGAACTTTCTGAGAACATAAAAAAAATGGCAAAACCCAATGCCACAAAAGATATCGTTGTAGAAATTGAAAAATTAATTTCTGAACAAAAAGGGAGCTAACTAATGAAGCATTTAGACAACATACAAACGCTTTATTTTATCGGTATCGGAGGTATCGGGATGAGTGCGTTGGCTCGTTATTGTAAGCTAAAAGGTTACAATGTGTTGGGGTATGATAGAACGGAGAGTGACATTACTGAAACGTTAGAAAAAGAAGATATTTCAGTTTCTTTTATAGATTCGGTGGAAGAAATTTCAAAGAACAGTTTTGATAAGGGAAAAACATTGGTTGTCAGTACACCGGCTGTTAAACACAACAACATCTTGTCTTGGTTTCAGGAAAATGAATACAACATCGTAAAACGAGCAGCTTTGCTAGGCGAAGTTACTAAAAACACTTTTTGCTTGGCTGTTGCAGGAACCCACGGTAAAACCACAACTTCAGCTATTTTAGGACACTTATTGGCTGAAACAGGAATGGCGGTTACCGCTTTCTTGGGTGGGATTGCAGAGAATTACAACTCAAATTTTATTTCAAATGGAACACTAATTACGGTGGTTGAAGCAGATGAATTTGACCGTTCCTTTATGCAATTACGTCCAGATATAGCGTGTATCACATCTATGGATCCTGATCATTTGGATATTTATGGAGATGTTTCAGAATTTGAAAAAACCTTTAAAGATTTTGCAAGGTTAGTTCCTGAGAAAGATCATTTATTGCATAAAAAAGGCTTGTCTTTAAGCGGAAAAACGGTTGCAATTGAAGAAACAGCCGATTATGAAGCTCAAAACGTCCGTATTGAAGATGGCGGGTATGTGTTTAACCTAAAAACACCAACCCGAACTCTTGAAGATTTACGTTTTTATTTACCCGGAAAACATAACCTACATAATGCTGTAACAGCTCTGGGTATGGCGATTTTAGCAGGTTCCCCAACCCGTCGTCTACCCGAAGCGTTACAAAGTTTTAAAGGCGTGCAAAGACGATTTTCGTATAAAATTAAAACGGATAACTTGGTGTTGATTGATGATTATGCACATCACCCAACCGAATTGAATGCATTGCATCAAGCTGTCGCAGAAATGTATCCAAATGAAAGCAAATTGATTGTTTTTCAGCCACATCTTTTTAGCCGAACAAAAGATTTTGCAGAAGGGTTTGCTGAAAGTTTGTCAAAATTTGATGAGATAATCCTGTTAGATATCTATCCAGCACGAGAAGAACCTATGGAAGGAATTACTTCAAAATGGTTGCTAGAAAAGATTGATTCCGATAAAAAAAGTTTGGTTTCAAAAGAAGATTTACCTATCGTTATAGAGCAATCAAACTGTAAAGTGAAAGTAATGGCAGGTGCCGGTGACATTGGGGTTGAAGTAAATAAAGTAAAAAAGTATTTAGAACATGAAGCGTAGTTGGGAATACATAAAATTTGTGTTGCTATTTGGCTTAGTTGTGTTTTTATTCAGCTTTACCAAACAACGAAATAGTAGTAGAAACTTAGAAAAAACTACTATTGAATTCTTAGATGAGAGTAGCCCTTTCATCACACGCAATACAGTTAATAAATTGTTGATACAAAATTACGATAGTGTTACGAGCATCCGTAAAGATAGGTTAGTTTTGAAAGAGGTGGAGTCTCGTTTATTAGAAAACGACATGATATTTGATGCTCAGGTGTTTATTACCTTATCTGGGACGCTTGGAGCTAAGATAAAACAAAGAAAACCACTAGGTAGAGTTGCTGCCTCGCTGGATTATTATATTGATGAAGAAGGAAAGGAAATGCCATTGTCATCAGTTTATACAGAAAGGGTGCCATTAATAACCGGAGTTTCAAAATCGAATTTTAGCACTGTAACTCCTTTATTAAAAGCAATAAATGAAGATCCATTTATGAAAAGTAGCGTAATAGGCTTAGAGCTTCGGCAAAATGGAAATATTGAATTAAGATTACGAAAACATAATTTTAAAGTGCTTTTTGGGAAACCAAAAGCGATAGCCAATAAGTTTCAAAACTTTAAGGCGTTTTATAAGAAAACAAAACAAGATAATAAGCTTTCAAGCTACAAATTGGTCAATTTACAATTTGGTAACCAAGTAGTAGCAACAAAATTATAAAGCGATGGAAAACGAGAACATAGCTGTAGGATTAGATATTGGAACCACCAAGATTGTAGCCATGATTGGTCGTAAGAATGAGTATGGGAAAGTAGAGATATTAGGTATTGGAAGGTCTAAAAGTCTCGGTGTACATAGAGGGGTGGTTAATAATATTACACAAACTATACAATCTATACAGCAAGCGGTGCAAGATGCTGAAACGTCTTCAGGAATGAAGATTGACAATGTAATGGTAGGTATTGCTGGCCAGCATATACGAAGTTTGCAACATAGTGATTATATAACCCGCAGCGACAGTGATGAAGTAATTGACGAAGCTGATATAGAACGCTTATGTAATCAAGTTCATAAACTAGTGATGTTGCCTGGAGAAGAAATTATCCACGTGCTTCCGCAGGATTTTAAAGTAGATGGTCAAGCTGAAGTAAAAGAACCCATCGGTATGTACGGCGGCCGCTTAGAGGCTAATTTCCATGTAGTAGTAGGGCAGGTTTCTTCTATACGTAATGTCGGCAGATGTATTAAAAGTGCTGGCTTAAACCTTTCTGCAATTACATTAGAACCATTGGCTTCGGCAAACGCTGTATTAAGCAGAGAGGAAAAAGAAGCAGGAGTAGCATTGATTGATATTGGTGGTGGGACAACAGATTTAGCCATTTTCAAAGATGGAATTATTCGTCATACAGCTGTAATACCTTTCGGCGGCGGCGTAATAACAGAAGATATAAAAGAAGGGTGTTCTATTATCGAAAAACAAGCTGAATTGCTGAAAATTAAATTTGGTTCTGCTTGGCCGGGGGAAAACAAAGAAAACGAAATTGTTTCCATTCCAGGTTTGCGAGGACGCGAACCTAAAGAAATTACGCTGAAAAACCTTTCAAAAATAATTCACGCCCGTACGGTCGAAATTATTGAACAAGCATATTTAGAAATAAAAAATTACGGTCACGAAGAACAAAAGAAAAAACTAATAGGTGGAATTGTATTGACTGGTGGCGGTGCCCAATTGCAGCACTTAAAACAATTGGTTGAGTATATAACTGGGATGGATACCCGCATAGGATATCCAAACGAGCATCTGGCTGGTGGCAGTGATGATGAAACTACAAGCCCCACTTATGCTACGGCAGTAGGGTTGGTGCTTAGTAGCTTAAATAATCAAGAAAAGGAACAGCAAAAAAAGCAAGAAAAACAGGTTGAAGATACTGAAGAAAGCGATACCGAGACTATTGAAGAACCAACCAAGGCTGAAGAAGAAAAGGAGCAACCACCAAAAGAGCGCAAACGTTTTCTAGACAAATGGGCTGAAAAGTTCAAGGAGTTTCTAGATAACGCAGAATAAAAATAAAAAAAGAAGAAAAAGAAACCTCACAAAAAACAAATACTATGAGCAGCAACACAGATTTTGATAACATTTCGTTCGATCTGCCCAAAAACCAATCAAATGTCATAAAGGTAATTGGCGTTGGTGGTGGAGGTAGCAACGCGATCAATCACATGTTTAACCAAGGAATAAAAGGAGTTGACTTTGTGATTTGTAATACTGACGCACAAGCATTGGAGAACAGCTCGGTGCCTATTAGAATTCAACTAGGTGTTTCTTTAACCGAAGGGTTAGGAGCAGGTGCTAATCCTCAAATAGGGGAGCAGTCTGCTATGGAAAGCATGGAAGAAATTAAAGGCATGCTTACTACCAATACCAAAATGATTTTTATTACAGCCGGAATGGGCGGTGGTACGGGAACTGGAGCAGCACCAATTATTGCCAAAATGGCGAAAGAGCTAGATATTCTAACAGTGGGGATTGTTACTATCCCTTTTCAGTTTGAAGGGAAAACCCGTAACGAACAAGCTCAAATTGGAGTGGAGAAATTGCGCCAAAATTGTGATTCTCTTATTGTGATTAACAACAATAAACTGCGAGAGGTTTATGGAAATCTTGGTTTTAAAGCTGGTTTCTCAAAAGCAGACGAAGTACTTGCCACAGCTGCCCGTGGTATTGCTGAAGTTATTACACATCACTACACACAAAACATTGACTTGCGTGATGCCAAAACGGTACTGGCTAACAGTGGCACTGCCATTATGGGGAGTGCAAGTGCTACCGGTGCCAAAAGAGCGAGTGAGGCTATTGGTAAAGCGTTAGACTCTCCTCTGTTGAACGATAATAAAATTAAAGGTGCTAAGAACGTACTGTTGCTCATCGTTTCTGGTACTGAAGAAATTACAATTGACGAAATTGGAGAAATAAGTGATCATATTCAAGATGAAGCTGGTCATAGCGCCAATATTATTATGGGGGTTGGTGAAGATGAAGACTTGGAAGGTGCTATTGGTATTACTGTTATTGCAACTGGGTTTAATGCAGAACAGCAAGATGATATTGTAAATACTGAGAGCAAAAAAATAATTCATACCCTAGAAGAGGAACAAAAGGCAGAACATGACTTATCTGTTAAGCCAGGAGCGACTCCCATTGAATTACCCAAACAGAAAGAACCTGTAAAAGAGGAAAAGCCCGTTATCAAGCATACTTTGTTTGAAGAAGAAGAAGTTGAGGAAAAAATGCCTCCTATTTCTGAAACTAAAAAGCCAGAACCTACTCGTTCAAGAGAAAAAGAAAAAGGTTCAATCCCTTTTGAAGGCTATGTGGAAACTTCAGAACTTTTAAAAAATATAGATGTTTCATATGAAGAAATAGACATTCATCGCATTGCCGAATTTGAACAATTGGTAATCAACGAAATGGATGTAAACGATTTTGTAATCGTTGAACCGAAAAAGAAAGAACAACAAGTTCAACAAAAACAGGTTTCAAATGAGTCTCGTCAGAATGCAGGAGAAACGGCTAAACAAAATCAGGAAATAGCTGCAGAAAGTGAAGACCAAATGTTGATGTTTGACCTTCCTGTAAACGCTGTTTCAGATTCTAATAAGAATTATAAAAAAGAAGAGGAAGATCAAGATACAATAACTTCAGAGGTTGATGATATTGAAGTGAAAGATCACGTAGAGGTTATTCCTGTAACTGAGTTCTCAAATGAAGGTGTTAAGCGTTATAGTTTAGACGACTATCAGGAAAAAGAAGATGAGCTTTTAAACGCTAAACCAAAGACAGAAAAAGACGAAACAGTAGAAGAGGAGTTGGTCTTTGAAAAGAAAACAGTAGCGCCAACAGAAGAGGTTTCAGAAAATGATTCTTCTAGCGAAGAAGTTGATCCATTAAATTCGCCTATTTCAAAACTATTGAAAGACCGTACCGAAGAGCGTAAACGAAAAATGAAAGACTTTAATTATAAGTTTAGAAACAGTGGTTCTAAAATTGATGATATTGAAAAGCAACCCGCATATAAGCGTATGGGGATTGATTTAGATGAAAAAAATGATACTGACGGTTCCCTTTCACGGACATCGGTAAACAGTGATGATGATGATATTGACTTACGTAGTAATAATTCTTTCTTACATGATAATGTAGATTAAATGTGAACAAAATAAAATTTTTAAACCTACAAGGTCTCCTTGTAGGTTTTTCTTTAAAAATATAAACATAATAGCTATCTTCGCATACTGTTATAAAATACAACGAAAATGAGCTTACAAAAGCAGGTAATGGAGGCTATGAAAACGGCCATGAAAGAAAAAGATGCTAATGCTTTAGAAGCGTTACGCTCTGTAAAATCGGCCCTATTAATGGCACAGACTGAAAGCGGTTCTAAAAAAGAACTTACTGAGGAGGAAGAAGTTAAATTGCTTCAAAAACAAGTAAAGCAACGTAAGGATAGTGCGGCTATTTATAAAGATCAAGACAGGAATGATCTTGCAGAACCTGAGCTGAAACAGGCTGCTATTATTGAGAATTTCTTACCTGCTCAATTAAGCGAAGAAGAGGTTGCTAAAATAGTTGATGAAATTATATCCGAGACTGGAGCAGAATCTATGAAAGATATGGGCAAGGTAATGGGGATGGCCAATAAAAAGTTGGCAGGACAAGCTGACGGCAAAACCATTTCAAACATTGTTAAACAAAGGTTATCACAATAAGTAAAACTCACGCGTTATACTTCGTCTAATAAAGGAGTATAATGAGTGTTAAGGCCGCGTGGCGCAACTGAATACCCGCCCGATCCGAACTGACGTTAGTCTCGTTCGGGCGGGGCGCATAAAGTAAAGTATATGTTTTATGTTTATGTCCTTTATAGTATAGGTTTTGATAGATATTATATAGGAATGAGCATGAGGTTACAAGAAAGGTTATTTGAACATAATGCAGGTAAAACAAAATCGACTAAGGCTTTTATACCTTGGAAAGTAGTTCATACAGAATCCTTTTCCACTAGAATGGAGGCTCGATCACGAGAAAAATATCTCAAGTCGGCCGCTGGGAGAAAATGGAGAAAACAAAATATTAGGCCGCGTGGCGCAACTGAATAGCGCATCAGATTTCGGCTCTGAGGGTTGGGGGTTTGAATCCCTCCGCGGTCACTTTAAAGCCTACAACAAATGTTGTAGGCTTTTTTTTTGAATCGTATTCTTTCTTATTTAAGAATATTAAAAATATCCGTACTTTTCATTTTAAATATTAAATTGAAAATAATGGAAAAAATTTTAAGTATAGGTTCCCGAATAAACCATCCAGAATATGGAAAAGGTGTAATAACAAATGTTTCACCAACAATGTATTGGGTTACTTTTATTGATAGCGGGTTAGAAACAATTAATATTGATTCAGATTTTGAAGTGATAGAAGCTTGCGAAGATGAATTAGATACGGTAAGTTTCTATGAAGTAGAACAGACTTTACGAAGTATATTAAAGAAGTGGAGCGATGTTTCAGAAATTATCCCAATTGCTGATAAATATAAAGGAGGAACGTTAATACTACAACCAAATGACAGTAACCTGTCTAATAAAGAGATTCCGATTGATTCTTTCTTTCATAAAATCGTTATGCTCCGGGACCGCCTTAGGGTTATGGAGCAAAAAATAAATTCTAATAAATTACTGGAAGACCAAGATAAGGTAGATTTACAACAATATATAACGCGTTGCTATGGTACGTTAACTACCTTTAATGTCTTGTTTAAGAACACTAGCCAAAGTTTTAAAGGAGAAAGCTCTAAGAAGTAACTTTGAGCATTTAATATGATAAAAAATAAAAGAGCCACTTAATTTAAGTGGCTCTTTTTTAAATTTAAGATATAAACTTATTTAGTTAACATCCCAAAATAACTTACTTAAGATGGTGTCACCATTAGATAGACCTGAAACAGCTTCAGCTCTATTGGCTCCATTTAAAGTTTGTAGTATTTGTGGGTAACGTAATCTAAATGGTAAATCTGTTACATCTGGACCTGGTTCAAAAATATAGTCGTCAACCTCTGCAGCAGCAGCTTGTTCTGCTGGTAAAGTTATAGTTTCTCCAGGTAATACTATAGTACTTGGAAAACCTGTTCTTCTATATTCTGAATAAGCTTCGTGAGGTTGCATGTATAAACCAACATACTTTTGGTTTAAAACAGTTTCTTCTGTTGCGGCTGGTAGGGCAGTAACAAAAGCATCAACTTCTGCAGCTGGAACACCCCAACGAGTCATAGAGGCTCTTACACCATCTTCGTACTGTGCTTGATTCCAACCATTGTTTTCAGAAAGAATAAATGAAACTTCAGCATACTCCATTAAAACTTCACCAAAATCAGGTCTAAGTATATTACTACTTGGAAAAGAATACGTGGTGAAAGGTAATGTGTTTGCTAATGGAAAAGCATAAGGTATACCAACATAGTCAGCATAATCTTCGCTTACTTCATAATTGTCAGCTTTAATATCAGCAATAGCAACAGATTTTGGTGCTGCCATTTGAAAAAGTCTTGGGTCTGGACCAAAAGATCCTGTTTCTCCTTTTAATAAATCAACAAAAGGCTTTGCAACTGCAAAATCAGTACGATCTAGAAATGCTTGCCAAAAAGGAGAAGCATTTGTATTTGTAACGTCATAAGCTTGAACAGCATTATCAGCATTAGAAGTAAATACTCCAGAGGTAATAGCTGCACTAATAGCACTATTAGCTGTAGAAGGATCAACTTCTTTAAGTCTATTAGCAACTCTTAATATTAGAGAGTTAGCAAACTTTTTCCATTTAGTAGCGTCTCCACCGTAAATGTTATCTCCAGTAGAAAATACATCTTCAGAAGTGTTTATCATATCAGCAGACTCTCTCAATTCTTTTAAGATGTCAGCATAGATTTTCTCCTGTGAAGCAAATCTTGGTGAAAAACTTTCATCAATATTTAAAGCTTCAAATTCTGGATCATCACTACCGTAAGAGTAGTAAGGTACATCACCAAAGAAATCTGTTAATCTATGAAACATGTATGATAACATGATTCTAGATGCAGCTATTTGGTTTTGGTTATTACCGACAGCTGATGCTTGCACTGCTGTTTCTGGGTCAACGTTTATATCTATAATAGATTTAAACTCTGTAGCGACTAAATATGTATTTCGGTATAAGCTTTCCGCAGTTGTTTCTCTATATAAATAGCGATCTTCATCTGCATAAGCATTTTGACCCCAGTATTGCATCCATGGTAAGGAAAGTCTACCTGAGTTAAAATCGTCCCGTAAAAAGTCGGTATATTGTTTCGTTGCACTGTTGAAGATTGTATTAGGTAATACAAACTCCGGTGCATTTGGATTGGCATTAAGATTGTCGATATCCTCACTACAAGAAATAAATCCTGTAGCAGAAGCGAACATTAATGCAACTATTAATATCTTTTTCATCTTATTTTAAAATTTTAATTCAACATTTACACCAATTGATCTTGTTGATGGTAAAGAACCACCTTCAGAACCTTGAATGTTTCCACTACCAGAAGTTGCAACTTCTGGGTCAAAGTTTTCATTATCTAAGCCCCAAGCAAATAAGTTTCTACCAAAAGCAGATACTCTAATCGAGCTTAAATCACCTACCCATTCAGAAGGAAGAGTGTAGCCTAATGAAACTTCACGTAATTTAACATAATCAGCGTCAAATACGTTTGCTGCATCAGCACCAAAGAAATAATCTTGACCTTCTTGTTGAGCTGAGATTAATTGAGTGTTTGTAGCTGTATTTGAAACGGTATAAGTACCATCGTCATTATATGTAACATCTCCTGTAACACCGTCTAATACTACACCTACTTCACGTTTATTGTTAGCGGCTGTCTGCTCTAAGATACCAGAGTAGTTACCCCAGATATTTGTTAAAGATCTATAAACACCACCTTTTTGCCAGTCAATTAGGAAACTCAAGCTGATACCTTTATACTCAAAGCTATTTCTGAAGCCCATATTAAAGTCTGGAAGTACTGATCCTAAGTTTTGAACATCTGGTGTCTCTAAATACGTTCCACCAGCTCCAACTACTTTGTTTCCTTGATCATCATAAACAAAATCTGTTCCTCTAATGATACCGTAAGGTTCACCTACAACAGCGTTTAATGAAACTCCGTTAAATGGGAACGTTGCTAGTTGAAGTGTTTCAACTCCATCAATTAATTCAAGTAACTCATTGTCGTTCTTAGAGAAATTCCAAGTTAAGTCCCATCTGAAATCATCAGATTCAATTGGAGTAATGTTTACCAATGCTTCAATACCTTTGTTTTCTAGAACTCCAGCATTCTGGAAAGTACTAGTAAAACCAGTAGCAGGATCTATAGATACAGGTGTAATTAAGTCGCTTGTCTTCTCATTGTAATAAGTAAGATCAAAGCTCACACGGTTTTTAAGGAAAGCCATTTCAAGACCAACCTCCCAAGTTTCCTTGTTTTCAGGTCTCAATTCAGGATTCAATTTTCTGTTACTATTAGCAAATTGTGGTGTTCCTAAAAAGGAAGCTCCATCATCTAAGGTAAAACCTGTTCCACCTCCAAATACATTGATTAAGTTGTAAGGATCTGTGTCACCACCTACTTCTGCATAACCTCCACGAATCTTACCGAAAGATAACCAGTCGCCATCAATAAATTGAGAGAAAACAATAGATCCATTTACAGATGGGTAAAAGTATGAATTGTTATCAGATGGTAGAGTAGAAGACCAGTCATTTCGACCTGTAACAGTTAAGTAAGCAAAATTGTCATATCCGAAAGATGCTGAACCAAAAACACTATTTACTCTTTTTCTAGAGTCAAAATCATCTGCTAGTGGGTCATTTGTAGAGTTATTTAAGTTGTAAATTCCAGGAGTAGCTAAGCCACCTCTAGTGTTACCAGCAATTCTATGGAACTCAACATCTCTTCTATTTGTACCAACAAAAGTGTTTAAGCTAACTTTATCATCAAAAAAGTTTGTGTCATAATGTAATCTAGCTTCATAGTTAATTTCTTCGAAATTTCTATCGCTCTCTGTGTAACCAGATACGGCTTGAGAACCAAATGCAGTTCTTTCAGAAATTCTTAGGTTATAAGTATCTGCGTAAATTTTTCCAGTAGCATATAAGTCATCAGTAATGTCATATTGCATACCTACATTACCATACCATCTTGTTCTTTTATCTTGTGCAGTATTTTCGTATAACGTCCAATAAGGGTTATCTGTATAACGAGGTGTCGCATCATCAAAAGCTGTACGGTTCCAAGTTCTTTGTGTACCATCTGGCAATTTATACTTTTTAAGTCTCTCATAGTCTAACTGAGTTTGACCAAATTGATATAATTGCTGTACTACTCCAGTTCCAGTATAACCAGTTGCAGGTCTATTAAAACCTTCGGTTATAGTCATATTAATACCAGCATCCACTTTTAACCTTTCGGTTAGTTGTGATGAGCCATTAAAGTTTACTGAAGTTTTGTCTAATTCAGAGTTTGGAACAATACCTTTTGTTTTAGTGTTGTTCACAGACAAACGCATGTTAGAATT comes from the Marixanthomonas ophiurae genome and includes:
- a CDS encoding SusC/RagA family TonB-linked outer membrane protein — protein: MRQKFKILLTLMSFVMVQTMFAQEKEITGSVQDASGVPLLGVNILVKGTSTGTQTDFDGNYSIQASAGETLTYSYVGYTPKEVVVGESNTIDVVLEQGEALETVVVTALGISREKKSLGYSTQQVDSEELTKTRNSNALNSLSGKVAGAQISNPSGSLGGSTRILLRGPGSITQENKPLIVVDGIPLDNSNYNTTSTQTGGGGRDYGDAGFDVNPDDVESINVLKGGAASALYGSRAANGVILITTKSGKEGKAEIVVNSGVTFESVNILPKVQKLYGGGGGNANTIEQSTFNTAVINGTTYNIADYGTDESWGPRYNGQQVLQWDNFDPEFPGEFLQPREWKYPDVDKEDFFNTGISFNNGISFSQGNENSNMRLSVNNTKTKGIVPNSELDKTSVNFNGSSQLTERLKVDAGINMTITEGFNRPATGYTGTGVVQQLYQFGQTQLDYERLKKYKLPDGTQRTWNRTAFDDATPRYTDNPYWTLYENTAQDKRTRWYGNVGMQYDITDDLYATGKIYADTYNLRISERTAFGSQAVSGYTESDRNFEEINYEARLHYDTNFFDDKVSLNTFVGTNRRDVEFHRIAGNTRGGLATPGIYNLNNSTNDPLADDFDSRKRVNSVFGSASFGYDNFAYLTVTGRNDWSSTLPSDNNSYFYPSVNGSIVFSQFIDGDWLSFGKIRGGYAEVGGDTDPYNLINVFGGGTGFTLDDGASFLGTPQFANSNRKLNPELRPENKETWEVGLEMAFLKNRVSFDLTYYNEKTSDLITPVSIDPATGFTSTFQNAGVLENKGIEALVNITPIESDDFRWDLTWNFSKNDNELLELIDGVETLQLATFPFNGVSLNAVVGEPYGIIRGTDFVYDDQGNKVVGAGGTYLETPDVQNLGSVLPDFNMGFRNSFEYKGISLSFLIDWQKGGVYRSLTNIWGNYSGILEQTAANNKREVGVVLDGVTGDVTYNDDGTYTVSNTATNTQLISAQQEGQDYFFGADAANVFDADYVKLREVSLGYTLPSEWVGDLSSIRVSAFGRNLFAWGLDNENFDPEVATSGSGNIQGSEGGSLPSTRSIGVNVELKF